AACGCCAACGGTCATTTGAAAGAATGCATGCTCGTGACCCCAGGACCGGACAAGCAAATTTCCATTCGAGAACTTCCTCCCCTTCCCCACCCGGTAGCCTACCCGGCTTTCGCCCGGGAAGGAACCACACTCTATGTAATTGGCGGACAGCTGGCTCCCGACTCCACGGAAGCTCTCGTTTCGGCCTACTTCCTCAATCTGGCCTCCTCCCCTCTCCAATGGGAAAAACTCCCCGACATGCCGGGGCCCGGCCGCATTCTGGCAACCGGAGCCATCCACGACGGGAAACTTCTGATCATGGGGGGGTGTTCCCTCGCTCCCGATGCCAAAGGCCAGGCCGAACGAACCTACCTCAGCTCCGTCCGGGTACTCGATACGGCCACGCGCCAGTGGAGTACGACCCCCGTGGCAGACATCCCGGAACCCCTTGCAGCAGCAGCCAATCCGGCTCCCAGATCCGCCCAAGGTACCGTCCTGCTGATCGGGGGCGATCCCGGTAACTACTACCGAGCCTCCCTGAAAAACGCAGCCCCCCTCATTCATCCCGGTCAATCGCGAGCCATATACTCCTTCGACCCTGCAAAAAACACATGGACACATGTCGGAGAATGGCCCGTAGGCATCGCAACCGCTCCGGCAGTCATCTACCGGGGCGACATCCTCACCATCAGCGGGGAAACATATCCCGGCATACGCACGGCCATAACCGGAGCAGCCTCTTCGTCACTTTAATCAACTTCCTATAAAACCATGACTTCCTCCCTTATGCATATTCTGGCCACCGGCTCAATCAACCTCAGCTCCTACGCTGGCCTTGTTGACACACTTGTGCTCTCCCTCATGGCCGCCGTCATTGCTATTATTATCATCGGCGCCGTCAAAAAAGGCGTCAAAAACATCAGTTCTCTTGCCGATCCATCCACCAAACCCGGTAAATGGGCCTGGATCGCCGTCGGCCTCCTTTGGGTGGTGGTCATGCTCAACTATTTTGACCGCCAACTCCTTTCCGCCCTGCACGAGCCCGTTACCAACAGTATTGCCATGTCCGAAAGCCAGTTCGGCATGGTCACCTCCGTCTTCCTGCTTGTCTACGCCCTTCTCAGCCCGGTCGGAGGATTCATCGCAGACCGTTACAGCCGCCGCATCGTCATCCTTTGTTCTCTCGTCGTCTGGTCCTCTGTAACTTGGTGGACCGGGCATGCTCAGGATTACACCACCCTGCTAATCGCACGGGCTGCCATGGGAATCAGCGAGGCATTCTACATCCCTGCGGCTCTCGCCCTCATCACCGACTTCCACCGGGGCAACACCCGGTCCATCGCCACCGGGATTCACATGAGCGGCATTTATGCCGGCATGGCTCTGGCCGGGTACGGGGGAACCATGTCCGACTGGATCGGCTGGCGCATGACATTCGCCCTGTTCGGGCTGATCGGGGTTATATACGCCTTTGTCCTCATCGTCTTCCTCAAAGAACCGTCTTCCGTCCTCTCCGAACGGGCAACCACCTCCGAAGAAAAAGAACAGGTTGCCAGGGAATTGGCCCCCAATGAAACACTCTCCTCCTTTCAAGTCCTTTCCCAACTGCTCCGTGGCCGCGCCATGTGGATGCTCCTGGGAGTAGTCGCCTTCGCCGGTGCCGGGAACTGGTTCCTGCTGACCTGGTATCCTACCCTCCTTCAGGACACCTACAACCTTTCCGCCGGAGAGGCAGGCCCGGCGGCTACCCTGTGGAGTTCCCTGGCAAAATACGTTGCCGTCATCGCAGGAGCTTTCATCGCTGATGCATGGCATCGGCACAACCTCAAAGCCCGGGCTCTCGTTCCGGGCATCTCGTTCAGTATCGCGGGGCCTCTGATCGTCCTTGCCCTGCTCCCGGGAATATTCGGCCTGGACTTCCGGGTGCCTCTCACTCTCATGCTGGCTTTCATCGCCACCCAGGGCATTGCCCAGGGGTGCATGGATGCCACGCTCATGCCCATCCTGCGTTCCCATATCAATGAACACTACTCAGCCACAGGCTACGGCCTGCTCAATCTGACCTCTGCGGGAGTAGGGGCATTAATATCCTTCTTCGGAGGATGGTTCAAAGACCAAGGGATTCCGCTGACAACAACCCTTGCGGTAGCAGGATGCCTCATGTTTATCTGCGGCATGCTCCTGATCTTCCTTCCTACTCCCAGAAAATACTAGTAGCGACAGCTACAAAAACAATTCTTCGGAGAGAAAAAGCAAAAAGATTCTTTTCCACCTTGTTCTTTCCCCGAGGTATAGCATATATTATATGGGAACTATGAATTTTTCTTTCTGCCGGATTTTGTTCTGATGTCCAGATCAATCCAATGCTATGTGATCAATCCGTCCGGCAGAAAGTCTTTCATTCATTCCATTCCCATCCTGCCATGCGCCTCCAAGCCCTCTTTTTCTGCCTTCTTGCCATATCCTGGCAAGCCTCTGCCGAATCGCGAACCTGGACTAATATTTCCGGTAAAACGATCACGGCAGAAATGATAGCCTCGGACAAAACGACAGTCTCCCTGCAATTACCCAACGGAAAAACCGCCAAAATTCCCATTAACACCCTCTCCCCGGAAGACCGCCTGTGGATTGCAGAACAAAACAAACCGGGCCGGCCAAACTTCAATGCCCCATGGCCGGACAGCGCGGAGATTGAGGATACCTTCGAAGTTACCACTATCGAAAACGGTCCCGAAAAATACATTTACGAAACACCGCACTTCCAGTTCACTTGCGACGCCCGGCTCGGTTCGCTCGTCATCAAACGGCT
This is a stretch of genomic DNA from Akkermansia sp. N21116. It encodes these proteins:
- a CDS encoding MFS transporter, which produces MTSSLMHILATGSINLSSYAGLVDTLVLSLMAAVIAIIIIGAVKKGVKNISSLADPSTKPGKWAWIAVGLLWVVVMLNYFDRQLLSALHEPVTNSIAMSESQFGMVTSVFLLVYALLSPVGGFIADRYSRRIVILCSLVVWSSVTWWTGHAQDYTTLLIARAAMGISEAFYIPAALALITDFHRGNTRSIATGIHMSGIYAGMALAGYGGTMSDWIGWRMTFALFGLIGVIYAFVLIVFLKEPSSVLSERATTSEEKEQVARELAPNETLSSFQVLSQLLRGRAMWMLLGVVAFAGAGNWFLLTWYPTLLQDTYNLSAGEAGPAATLWSSLAKYVAVIAGAFIADAWHRHNLKARALVPGISFSIAGPLIVLALLPGIFGLDFRVPLTLMLAFIATQGIAQGCMDATLMPILRSHINEHYSATGYGLLNLTSAGVGALISFFGGWFKDQGIPLTTTLAVAGCLMFICGMLLIFLPTPRKY